One Phaseolus vulgaris cultivar G19833 chromosome 4, P. vulgaris v2.0, whole genome shotgun sequence DNA window includes the following coding sequences:
- the LOC137838367 gene encoding leucine-rich repeat extensin-like protein 3, which translates to MGSLFAIATLTLFFAMLSLTLATHDRDDRDDRDRHRRRSPPPPVHKYRPPPPPPPRRPHTSPSPPPPRRTRRSPPPPPHHKSPPPPPPKNSSPPPPYHKSPPPPPPKNSSPPPPPPYHKSPPPPSPKDPSPPPPPHHKSPPPPPPPKDSSPPPPPPYHKSPPPPPPKNSSPPPPPKESSPPPPSPYNKSPPPPPPKDSTPPPPPPHNKSPPPPPPKYSSPPPPPPYHKSPPPPKDSSPPPPHHKSPPPPQKDSSPTPPPPYYKSPPPPPHYTYPSPPPPVNNHKSPPPPPHRHHH; encoded by the coding sequence ATGGGGTCACTATTTGCCATTGCCACTCTCACTCTTTTCTTTGCCATGCTCTCTCTCACCTTGGCAACTCACGACAGGGACGACAGGGACGACAGGGACCGTCATCGCCGCCGTTCTCCTCCACCTCCAGTTCACAAGTACAGGCCACCACCTCCACCACCTCCCAGGAGGCCACATACCTCACCATCCCCACCACCTCCCAGAAGGACACGCAGGTCACCACCCCCACCACCACACCATAAGTCACCGCCACCACCACCTCCCAAGAACTCCTCTCCTCCACCCCCATACCATAAGTCACCGCCACCACCACCTCCCAAGAACTCCTCTCCTCCACCCCCACCCCCATACCATAAGTCACCGCCACCGCCATCCCCCAAGGACCCCTCTCCTCCACCACCACCGCACCATAAGTCGCCCCCCCCACCCCCACCCCCAAAGGACTCCTCTCCTCCACCCCCTCCACCATACCATAAGTCACCGCCACCCCCACCCCCCAAGAACTCCTCTCCTCCACCACCCCCCAAGGAGTCCTCTCCTCCACCTCCATCACCATACAATAAATCACCCCCACCCCCACCCCCCAAGGACTCCACTCCTCCACCCCCACCACCACACAATAagtcaccaccaccaccacccccAAAGTATTCCTCtcctccacctccaccaccaTACCATAAGTCACCCCCACCCCCCAAGGACTCCTCTCCTCCACCACCACACCATAAGTCACCACCACCACCCCAAAAGGACTCCTCTCCTACACCACCACCGCCATACTATAagtcaccaccaccaccaccacactACACGTACCCTTCTCCACCACCCCCAGTTAACAATCACAAGTCACCTCCACCTCCCCCTCATCGTCACCACCACTAG